tgtgtgagagagagagagagagagagagagagtgtgtgtgtgtgtgtgtgtgtgtgagagagagagagagtgtgtgtgtgtgtgtgagagagagagagtgtgtgtgtgtgtgtgtgagagagagagagagagagtgtgtgtgtgtgtgtgtgtgagagagagtgtgtgtgtgtgtgtgtgagagagagagtgtgtgtgtgtgtgtgtgtgagagagagagagagagtgtgtgtgtgtgtgtgtgtgagagagagagtgtgtgtgtgtgtgtgtgtgtgtgtgagagagagagagagagtgtgtgtgtgtgtgtgagagagagagagtgtgtgtgtgtgtgtgtgtgtgagagagagagagagtgtgtgtgtgtgtgtgtgtgtgtgtgagagagagagagagagtgtgtgtgtgtgtgtgtgtgtgagagagagagagtgtgtgtgtgtgtgtgtgtgagagagagagagagagtgtgtgtgtgtgtgtgtgtgtgtgagagagagagagagagagagtgtgtgtgtgtgtgtgtgagagagagagagagtgtgtgtgtgtgtgtgtgtgtgtgagagagagagagagagtgtgtgtgtgtgtgtgagagagagagagtgtgtgtgtgtgtgtgagagagagagagagagagagagtgtgtgtgtgtgtgtgtgtgtgtgtgtgtgtgtgtgtgtgtgtgtgtgtgtgtgtgtgtgtgtgtgtgtgaaagcagtTCTAGGACTTTGATATGAGTGTAGTTTTGATGTTGTAGAGCAGTTATGGGTCACTGATATAgtcagttgtgtgtttgtgtagatgtcCTGGCAGCCTCCGTACTACGGATCAAAGTTCCGTCATGTTTATGGAAAACCAGCAAGTAAGGGTCAGAATTATGATGGTCTGTCAATCACCCGCAGTGTCCATGACAACCACTGCTGCGCCATCAATCCGCGCTTCATTGCAGTGGTCACTGAGTGCGCAGGGGGCGGAGCCTTCATCGTCATCTCCATACATCACGTCAGCGTGATTCTTATTGTACAGATAATTATTAGGCATTTCTTAGAATGCCAAAGAGGAACAACACCATGATGTCTTCAACaacaacctgtgtgtgtgtgtgtgtgtgtgtgtgtgtttgtgtgtttgttttacagaCAGGCCGTGTGGACCCTCATCATCCCCGTGTGTGTGGTCACAGCGCCCGGGTTCTGGATGTTAAATGGGATCCATTTGATGACCAACGTATAGCTTCCTGTTCTGAAGACTGCACGGTTGGTAACCATGGAAACAAGCCTTAGCGCTGCTATGCCAACCAAACTGTTATGGCAAACAACAGATACTGTGGTCTCTGAGTGTTGTAGTGTTGATGGAATCTGTGATTGGACAAAAACTTTGATTGGATAAAACACTGATGACGAAACCTCCACcatctgtctatgtgtgtgtgtatgtgtgtgtatgtgtgtgtgtgtgtgtgtgtgtgtgtgtgtgtgtgtaggttaaaGTGTGGCAGATTCCCTGTAATGGACTGAAGGATAATCTGATCAAACCACAGAAGGAGTTGTTAGGCCATGTCCGGAGGGTGGGGCTTATTGAGTGGCATCCAACTGCAAAAGACATCTTGTTAAGCTCCGCCTATGATTATAgagtatgtatacacacacacacacacacacacacacacagaatgactcCCATATTTACAcatactggtgtgtgtgtgtgtgcgcgcgttgcaggtgtgtgtgtggcgtgtagACAATGTGGGTGTGCTGGTGGTGAAGACGCCAGTGTCTgtgatccacacacacaccggtctAGTGATGAGTGTGAGTTTCAGTGAGGATGGCAGCAGAATTGCTACAACATGCAAAGACAGACGAGTCCGAGTCCTTGAGCCGCGCACAGGGCGCACACTTCAGGTACACACTtcaggtacacacacgtgtgtgtgtgtgtgtgtgtgtgtgtgtgtctttcttcaTATACACACTTTCACTtctgcatatgtgtgtaccAACACACTTAAGGAAACAATTCACGCTTCTTTAGCAGACCCCCACACAGGAAGTgcatcagcatgtgtgtgtgtgtgtgtgtgtgtgtgtgtgtgtgtgtgtgtgtgtgtgtgtgtgtgtttgattaggAGTCATGTAATGAGTCTCATAAGGCTTTCAAGGTCCTGTTCCTGTCCAACCGGAACCTGCTGCTTACAACTGGAACTTCCAAATGGAACCAGAGACAGTTTGCCTTGTGGGACccggtaacacacacacacacacacacacacacacacacacacacacacacacacacacacacacacacacacaatccaatgTCAATAATCCTGGATAGATATGAtatagtttgtgtgtatgtgtgtgtgtgtgtgtgtgtgtgtgcgtgtgtgtgtatttaaggaTGATTTATCCGAGCCGTTGTTGGAGGAGGATGTGGATGGAGGTTCTGGTGTTCTCTTTCCATTTTATGACCCTGACACATACATTCTATACCTGGCTGGCAAGGTAtactataaacactcacacacacacacacactcacattctcacacacacacacacacacacacacacacacacacacacacacacacactcacattcacacacacacacacacactcacattcacacacacacacacacacatactctccctctgtgtttgtgtgtg
This DNA window, taken from Tachysurus fulvidraco isolate hzauxx_2018 chromosome 23, HZAU_PFXX_2.0, whole genome shotgun sequence, encodes the following:
- the coro2ab gene encoding coronin-2B isoform X2, whose product is MSWQPPYYGSKFRHVYGKPASKGQNYDGLSITRSVHDNHCCAINPRFIAVVTECAGGGAFIVISIHHTGRVDPHHPRVCGHSARVLDVKWDPFDDQRIASCSEDCTVKVWQIPCNGLKDNLIKPQKELLGHVRRVGLIEWHPTAKDILLSSAYDYRVCVWRVDNVGVLVVKTPVSVIHTHTGLVMSVSFSEDGSRIATTCKDRRVRVLEPRTGRTLQESCNESHKAFKVLFLSNRNLLLTTGTSKWNQRQFALWDPDDLSEPLLEEDVDGGSGVLFPFYDPDTYILYLAGKGDGNIRYYEVSVEKPYIHFLAEYRSPLPHKGLGVMPKRGLDTVQCEVFRFYRLVPVKDLVEPLSFIVPRKSEDFQKDIYPMTASNEAAMTAQEWLTGQNKGPLLMCLRPETKVQNPYPAPEQDTERSVCSLHLLQEHYRAEKASSQKAGDEISDLSEWQEDETQWNSWRDTHFGVWWCETAAYTPPDGDKELNVFYKQQEEIRSLRQKLSQRDTRIQQLELEIKNIRNQLRASF
- the coro2ab gene encoding coronin-2B isoform X1, translating into MSWQPPYYGSKFRHVYGKPASKGQNYDGLSITRSVHDNHCCAINPRFIAVVTECAGGGAFIVISIHHTGRVDPHHPRVCGHSARVLDVKWDPFDDQRIASCSEDCTVKVWQIPCNGLKDNLIKPQKELLGHVRRVGLIEWHPTAKDILLSSAYDYRVCVWRVDNVGVLVVKTPVSVIHTHTGLVMSVSFSEDGSRIATTCKDRRVRVLEPRTGRTLQESCNESHKAFKVLFLSNRNLLLTTGTSKWNQRQFALWDPDDLSEPLLEEDVDGGSGVLFPFYDPDTYILYLAGKGDGNIRYYEVSVEKPYIHFLAEYRSPLPHKGLGVMPKRGLDTVQCEVFRFYRLVPVKDLVEPLSFIVPRKSEDFQKDIYPMTASNEAAMTAQEWLTGQNKGPLLMCLRPETKVQNPYPAPEQDTERSVCSLHLLQEHYRAEKASSQKAGDEISDLSEWQEDETQWNSWRDTHFGVWWCETAAYTPPDGDKEQLNVFYKQQEEIRSLRQKLSQRDTRIQQLELEIKNIRNQLRASF
- the coro2ab gene encoding coronin-2B isoform X3; the protein is MSWQPPYYGSKFRHVYGKPASKGQNYDGLSITRSVHDNHCCAINPRFIAVVTECAGGGAFIVISIHHTGRVDPHHPRVCGHSARVLDVKWDPFDDQRIASCSEDCTVKVWQIPCNGLKDNLIKPQKELLGHVRRVGLIEWHPTAKDILLSSAYDYRVCVWRVDNVGVLVVKTPVSVIHTHTGLVMSVSFSEDGSRIATTCKDRRVRVLEPRTGRTLQESCNESHKAFKVLFLSNRNLLLTTGTSKWNQRQFALWDPDDLSEPLLEEDVDGGSGVLFPFYDPDTYILYLAGKGDGNIRYYEVSVEKPYIHFLAEYRSPLPHKGLGVMPKRGLDTVQCEVFRFYRLVPVKDLVEPLSFIVPRKSEDFQKDIYPMTASNEAAMTAQEWLTGQNKGPLLMCLRPETKVQNPYPAPEQDTERSVCSLHLLQEHYRAEKASSQKAGDEISDLSEWQEDETQWNSWRDTHFGVWWCETAAYTPPDGDKEQEEIRSLRQKLSQRDTRIQQLELEIKNIRNQLRASF